The Pirellulales bacterium genome contains a region encoding:
- a CDS encoding polysaccharide deacetylase family protein: MSDPLMGFDKHRLSRRAWMATAGALAAGRGGISLAGSRPPGKARIAITLDLEMSREYPRRGMTEWDYEKGNLDDATKQYAVEAARLVKQAGGRMHFFCVGRVLEQPNIDWLKQIAADHAVGNHTYDHVYVLATRPEETQFRFRRAPWLIRGKSVAEVIEENIRLTTIALRERAGIAEAGFRTPGGFAQGLSGREDVQQLLLRLGYTWVSSKYPSHLAAREGGSPPATVFDSIVAAQREAQPFVYPSGMIELPMSPISDVNAFRSNRWKLADFLKAIRLGVTWAIDNRQVFDFLAHPSCLVVEDPKFEAIRLICDLVHAAGNRAELTDLIAIAGAV, translated from the coding sequence ATGAGCGATCCCCTGATGGGTTTTGACAAACATCGGTTGTCGCGGCGAGCGTGGATGGCCACGGCCGGTGCATTGGCGGCCGGCCGTGGGGGGATTTCGCTGGCCGGCTCTCGTCCGCCCGGCAAGGCCCGCATCGCCATCACGCTCGACCTGGAGATGAGCCGCGAATACCCGCGCCGCGGCATGACCGAGTGGGACTATGAAAAAGGGAACCTCGACGACGCCACCAAGCAATACGCGGTCGAGGCCGCCAGGCTCGTGAAGCAGGCGGGCGGACGCATGCACTTTTTCTGCGTCGGCCGCGTGTTGGAGCAGCCCAACATCGACTGGCTGAAGCAGATCGCGGCCGATCACGCCGTCGGCAATCACACCTACGACCACGTCTACGTGTTGGCGACGCGGCCGGAGGAAACCCAGTTTCGCTTTCGCCGCGCTCCGTGGCTGATCCGCGGCAAATCGGTGGCGGAGGTGATCGAAGAGAACATCCGGCTGACCACGATCGCCCTGCGCGAGCGGGCCGGCATCGCCGAGGCCGGCTTTCGCACGCCGGGCGGCTTTGCCCAAGGACTCAGCGGCCGCGAGGACGTGCAGCAACTCTTGCTGCGGCTGGGCTATACCTGGGTCAGCAGCAAATATCCATCGCACCTGGCGGCCCGCGAGGGCGGGTCGCCGCCGGCGACCGTGTTCGATTCGATCGTGGCGGCGCAGCGCGAGGCGCAGCCGTTTGTTTATCCCAGCGGCATGATCGAGCTGCCGATGAGCCCCATCAGCGACGTGAACGCCTTCCGCAGCAACCGTTGGAAGCTCGCCGATTTTCTCAAGGCCATCCGCCTGGGCGTGACTTGGGCCATCGACAACCGTCAGGTGTTCGATTTCCTGGCCCATCCATCGTGCCTGGTCGTGGAAGACCCGAAGTTCGAGGCCATCCGCCTGATCTGCGATCTTGTGCATGCGGCCGGCAACCGGGCCGAGCTGACGGACCTGATCGCCATCGCGGGGGCGGTTTGA
- a CDS encoding GTPase, which translates to MAANLTPQYLKAEEEYRRAATAEDELKWLEVMLREMPKHKASEKLQSELKQKISRAKKDAEAERKSGKKGHGVRIPRQGAGTAVLLGGPNAGKSQLLARLTRATPEIAPYPFTTRAPQPGMMPWEDVMVQLIDMPPITRDFMEPYVQGIVRAADVVVLLVDLGSDDGIEQLQELLDRMAATKTRLARGSSLDEEDVGISFTQTLLAPNKIDLPEAADRLNLLHELCPLDFEEQPISALHGTGLEALRDAVYRALDVVRVYTKLPTAKTADYDKPFTLRRGSALVDVAALVHKDLAAQLKFARVWGTAVHDASVAKADYVLHDKDVVELHT; encoded by the coding sequence ATGGCCGCCAACCTCACACCGCAGTACCTCAAGGCCGAAGAAGAATATCGCCGCGCAGCCACGGCCGAAGACGAGTTGAAGTGGCTGGAGGTCATGCTGCGCGAAATGCCGAAGCACAAGGCTTCGGAAAAGCTGCAATCCGAGCTGAAGCAAAAGATCAGCCGGGCCAAAAAAGACGCCGAGGCCGAACGCAAGAGCGGCAAAAAGGGGCACGGCGTCCGAATTCCGCGGCAAGGAGCGGGCACCGCCGTGCTGTTGGGCGGCCCCAACGCGGGCAAAAGCCAACTGCTGGCCCGCCTGACGCGCGCCACGCCCGAAATCGCTCCCTATCCCTTCACCACCCGCGCCCCGCAGCCCGGCATGATGCCCTGGGAAGACGTGATGGTGCAGCTCATCGACATGCCGCCCATCACCAGGGATTTCATGGAGCCGTATGTGCAGGGCATCGTTCGGGCGGCAGACGTGGTGGTGTTGCTGGTCGATTTGGGCAGCGACGACGGCATCGAACAACTTCAGGAATTGCTCGACCGCATGGCCGCCACCAAGACGCGGTTGGCCCGCGGCTCGTCGCTCGACGAAGAAGACGTCGGCATTTCGTTTACTCAGACGCTGCTGGCGCCCAACAAGATCGACTTGCCCGAAGCGGCCGATCGGCTCAATCTGCTGCACGAGCTTTGTCCGCTCGACTTCGAGGAGCAGCCGATTTCCGCCTTGCACGGCACGGGGCTGGAGGCATTGCGCGACGCCGTCTATCGCGCGCTCGACGTGGTGCGGGTCTACACCAAGCTGCCCACGGCCAAAACGGCCGACTACGACAAGCCGTTCACGTTGCGCCGCGGCAGCGCGCTCGTCGACGTGGCGGCGCTGGTACACAAGGACCTCGCCGCGCAACTCAAGTTCGCCCGTGTCTGGGGCACGGCGGTCCACGACGCCTCGGTGGCGAAAGCCGACTATGTGTTGCACGACAAGGATGTGGTGGAATTGCATACGTAG
- a CDS encoding Gfo/Idh/MocA family oxidoreductase: MFSLDLDYLPKLPKQKRVPIGCIGAGFIMADCQLVAYRQAGFNPVAITSRTRVRARSVAERHGIAKVYETYRDLLADEQVEVIDIAVPPDAQFAVIQEAVKHKRHIRGILAQKPLGMNYDEAKQIVALCRRAGTALAVNQNMRYDQSVRACKCLLDRGGLGQPVLATIDMRAIPHWMPWQERLGWVTLRIMSIHHLDTFRYWFGDPLRVFASVRPDPRTERKFKHTDGICLYILEYADGLRAASTDDVWTGPALEGAESDISIRWRVEGTAGMARGTIGWPDYPRRTASTLDFTTLSQPGYWFQPRWKEVWFPDAFVGPMAQLLCALEEHREPEISGRDNLKTMALVEACYRSAAEHRAVALSEITGRRGNALVR; encoded by the coding sequence TTGTTCTCCCTCGACCTCGACTACCTGCCGAAACTCCCGAAACAAAAACGGGTTCCGATCGGCTGCATCGGCGCGGGCTTCATCATGGCCGACTGCCAGCTTGTCGCCTATCGGCAAGCGGGTTTCAATCCGGTGGCCATCACGTCGCGCACGCGCGTGCGTGCCCGCTCGGTCGCCGAGAGGCACGGCATCGCCAAGGTCTACGAGACCTACCGCGATCTGCTGGCCGACGAGCAGGTGGAAGTCATTGATATTGCCGTTCCGCCCGACGCCCAGTTCGCCGTCATCCAGGAAGCCGTGAAACACAAGCGGCACATTCGCGGCATTCTGGCCCAGAAGCCGCTGGGCATGAACTACGACGAGGCGAAGCAAATCGTGGCCCTTTGCCGCCGCGCGGGGACCGCGCTGGCCGTGAACCAGAACATGCGCTACGACCAATCGGTGCGGGCGTGCAAGTGCCTGCTCGATCGCGGCGGTCTCGGCCAGCCGGTGCTGGCGACCATCGACATGCGGGCCATTCCGCACTGGATGCCGTGGCAAGAACGTCTCGGCTGGGTGACGTTGCGGATCATGAGCATTCACCATCTCGACACGTTCCGCTATTGGTTCGGCGACCCGTTGCGGGTGTTCGCCAGCGTGCGGCCCGACCCGCGCACCGAGCGCAAGTTCAAGCACACCGACGGCATCTGCCTCTACATTTTGGAGTATGCCGACGGCCTGCGGGCCGCGAGCACCGACGATGTGTGGACCGGGCCGGCGCTGGAGGGGGCCGAGAGCGACATCTCGATTCGCTGGCGCGTGGAAGGGACGGCCGGCATGGCCCGCGGCACGATCGGCTGGCCCGACTACCCGCGCCGCACCGCGAGCACGCTCGATTTCACCACGCTCTCGCAGCCCGGTTATTGGTTTCAGCCCCGCTGGAAGGAGGTCTGGTTTCCCGACGCCTTCGTCGGCCCGATGGCCCAGTTGCTGTGCGCTTTGGAAGAGCACCGCGAGCCGGAAATCAGCGGCCGCGACAATCTGAAAACCATGGCGTTGGTCGAAGCCTGCTATCGTTCGGCGGCGGAGCACCGTGCCGTGGCTCTGAGCGAGATCACTGGCCGGAGGGGTAATGCCCTCGTTAGGTAA
- a CDS encoding isochorismatase family protein yields the protein MDHTTFRPLAWPGLMVWAMCLGLPAALLAQPPSQRQYQNRLTRIERPSPLLADYPQFVQPVEELTRYEAPWLVDDENADLEVRAWRFSYNARGIVEMPNRLRAAETAVIMVHPWGIDDGQGWNTPEPAGVADFCTPEKNHLAARHTREVIDPFLKRMRGKVAAVMYSLPGTEDPIRRKLYRSFAHRPTAADRLAGARELDAKLKSFVYQGQPLPEKIELSGDKPVIDYFRQFPGLDAGAKYDNDGFWQLPIPVTRDIHVDADDVVIYDADGYKPLKEFLERLGVRHVLLTGYATDMCFCRTTAGYENLAKDFNVFLVGDATLATFPANSSPKYATNAHISFAALDHLITQVSWVWLTGADGEKAAP from the coding sequence ATGGACCACACCACTTTCCGACCTCTTGCCTGGCCTGGCCTGATGGTCTGGGCCATGTGCCTCGGCCTGCCCGCGGCCCTTTTGGCGCAGCCCCCATCACAGCGCCAATACCAAAACCGTCTGACTCGCATCGAGCGCCCCTCGCCGTTGTTGGCAGATTATCCGCAATTCGTTCAGCCGGTCGAAGAGCTCACGCGCTACGAAGCACCGTGGCTGGTCGACGACGAAAACGCCGATCTGGAAGTTCGGGCATGGCGGTTCTCGTACAACGCCCGCGGCATCGTCGAAATGCCGAACCGTCTGCGGGCCGCCGAGACGGCCGTCATCATGGTCCATCCCTGGGGCATCGACGACGGCCAGGGCTGGAACACGCCCGAACCGGCCGGCGTGGCCGATTTTTGCACGCCCGAAAAGAACCACCTGGCGGCACGGCATACGCGCGAGGTGATCGACCCGTTTCTCAAGCGGATGCGCGGGAAGGTGGCGGCGGTGATGTACAGCTTGCCCGGCACTGAGGATCCGATTCGCCGCAAGCTATATCGCTCGTTCGCGCACCGCCCCACGGCCGCCGACCGCCTGGCCGGCGCGCGGGAGCTTGACGCGAAGCTGAAAAGCTTCGTCTACCAAGGTCAGCCGCTGCCGGAGAAAATCGAGCTCTCGGGCGACAAGCCGGTGATCGATTATTTTCGACAGTTCCCCGGCCTCGACGCCGGGGCGAAATACGATAACGACGGTTTCTGGCAGCTTCCTATTCCGGTGACGCGCGACATCCACGTCGATGCCGACGACGTGGTGATCTACGACGCCGATGGTTACAAACCGCTGAAGGAATTCTTAGAGCGGCTGGGCGTGCGGCACGTGCTGCTGACGGGCTACGCCACCGATATGTGCTTTTGCCGCACCACGGCGGGCTACGAAAACCTGGCCAAAGACTTCAACGTGTTTCTGGTGGGCGACGCGACGCTGGCCACCTTTCCGGCCAACTCCAGCCCGAAGTACGCGACCAACGCGCACATTTCGTTTGCCGCGCTCGACCACCTGATCACGCAGGTCTCTTGGGTATGGTTGACCGGCGCCGATGGCGAAAAGGCGGCGCCATGA
- a CDS encoding D-aminoacylase, protein MNKRRSAGWMWTTAFALVAVFASAVTSTRLSADEPAYDLLIRNGRIVDGTGNPWFYGDVAVRGDRIAAVGRVPDATARRTIDACGLVVSPGFIDIHSHSDFLLLEDGHAQSKIRQGVTTEILGEGSSAGPYTGQLPSPPADVRGTPRHWSTLAEYFDLLEGAGVSLNVASYVGLGNIWQCVMGTSFARPMPEQLAEMERLVEQAMNDGALGLSSQLMMPPGSLATTDDVVALCKVAARHGGIYSTHIRNEGSGVFESVKEAIEIGDRAKIPVDVIHLKIADQKLWGRMSEIAALIDGARRRGINVQANVYPYTRGNNDLASIIPPWAHEGGKEQLLARLNDAGARRRMKREIRDGLPGWYNHFTAVGGDWGRMLISADNAYKGLTMDRVLSLRAAKRPAADPLDELFDILIEQGGSVGTVYAHHTEEDMDVALAQPWCSIGSDGSAYAIAGPLRRGNPHPRNFGTFPRVLGIYVRERNLLRLEDAVRKMTSLNAAKVGLRGRGLLAAGNFADITLFDADRVIDRSTYTEPFQYNEGIEYVVVNGQVVLERGRHTGVTPGRALRKDVR, encoded by the coding sequence ATGAACAAGCGACGCAGTGCAGGCTGGATGTGGACAACAGCGTTCGCACTTGTTGCGGTCTTTGCGTCCGCGGTCACCAGCACTAGACTCTCGGCCGACGAGCCCGCCTACGACCTGCTCATCCGCAATGGCCGCATCGTCGACGGCACGGGCAACCCTTGGTTCTATGGCGACGTCGCCGTCCGCGGAGATCGCATCGCGGCCGTCGGTCGAGTGCCGGACGCGACGGCACGGCGAACGATCGACGCATGTGGCCTGGTCGTCAGTCCGGGCTTTATCGATATCCACTCGCACTCCGATTTCTTGCTGCTCGAAGACGGCCATGCGCAAAGCAAGATTCGCCAGGGCGTGACCACCGAAATCCTGGGCGAAGGCAGCTCGGCCGGGCCGTACACCGGACAACTCCCTTCGCCCCCGGCCGACGTGCGCGGCACGCCCCGCCATTGGTCGACGCTGGCCGAATACTTCGATTTGCTCGAGGGGGCCGGCGTGTCGCTGAACGTGGCGTCGTACGTCGGCTTGGGAAACATCTGGCAGTGCGTGATGGGCACGTCGTTTGCGCGGCCCATGCCCGAACAGCTTGCTGAAATGGAGCGGCTAGTCGAGCAAGCGATGAACGACGGCGCGCTGGGCCTGTCGAGCCAGTTGATGATGCCGCCCGGCTCGCTGGCCACCACCGACGACGTCGTGGCGCTGTGCAAGGTGGCGGCGCGGCACGGCGGCATCTATTCGACGCACATCCGCAACGAGGGGAGCGGCGTCTTCGAGTCGGTCAAGGAAGCCATCGAGATCGGCGATCGGGCGAAAATCCCGGTCGATGTGATCCACCTGAAGATCGCCGACCAGAAGCTGTGGGGCCGCATGAGCGAGATCGCGGCGCTCATCGACGGTGCCCGACGCCGGGGCATCAACGTGCAGGCCAACGTCTATCCCTACACGCGGGGCAACAACGATCTGGCGAGCATCATTCCGCCTTGGGCGCACGAGGGCGGCAAGGAGCAGTTGCTGGCGCGGCTCAACGACGCGGGCGCTCGCCGGCGGATGAAGCGGGAGATTCGCGATGGCCTGCCCGGCTGGTACAACCATTTCACCGCGGTGGGCGGCGACTGGGGCCGCATGCTGATCAGCGCCGACAACGCCTACAAGGGGCTGACGATGGACCGCGTGCTGTCGCTACGGGCGGCGAAGCGGCCGGCGGCCGATCCGCTCGACGAGTTGTTTGATATTCTGATCGAGCAAGGCGGCTCGGTGGGCACCGTCTATGCGCACCACACCGAGGAAGACATGGACGTGGCGCTGGCTCAGCCCTGGTGCTCGATCGGCTCCGACGGCTCGGCCTATGCGATCGCAGGGCCGCTGCGTCGCGGCAATCCGCACCCGCGCAACTTCGGCACGTTTCCGCGCGTGCTGGGCATCTACGTTCGCGAGCGGAACTTGCTGCGGCTGGAAGACGCCGTGCGCAAGATGACCTCGCTGAACGCGGCCAAGGTCGGGCTGCGCGGCCGCGGCCTGCTGGCGGCCGGCAACTTCGCCGACATCACGCTCTTCGATGCCGACCGCGTGATCGACCGCTCGACGTACACCGAGCCGTTCCAATACAACGAGGGCATCGAGTACGTCGTCGTCAACGGGCAGGTCGTGTTAGAACGTGGCCGGCACACCGGCGTCACGCCCGGCCGGGCACTGAGGAAGGACGTCCGTTGA